The Gemmatimonas sp. UBA7669 genome window below encodes:
- a CDS encoding CsgG/HfaB family protein: protein MLRPSLLLVTLLGLLPASAALPFRPASSGDAGEVRSARKTVAILNFDNNTGKKDYDHLGQGMAAMLTTDLSAVDDIQLLERQRLAEVTKEIDQQRSGYFDSTTAVKVGRLTGAQYIVIGSLAAVDPQLRIDTRVVRVETGAIVKTARVTGKQEEFFDLQQRLARQLVKDLDIALSPDAETRLATQQQKSRVDELDAMVRLSNAMNLADAGDYGAATLKIAPVVARYPNSIFVKLTADEIKRRASRNSEQKAKSLINDGVNKLIKKIPPAPR from the coding sequence ATGCTTAGGCCGTCTCTCCTGCTCGTCACCCTGCTCGGCCTGCTCCCGGCCAGCGCTGCCCTCCCCTTCCGCCCTGCCAGTTCCGGCGACGCGGGTGAGGTCCGCAGTGCGCGCAAGACGGTCGCCATCCTCAACTTCGACAACAACACGGGCAAGAAGGACTACGACCATCTGGGTCAGGGCATGGCGGCCATGCTCACCACCGACCTCTCGGCGGTGGATGACATCCAGCTGCTCGAACGTCAGCGCCTCGCTGAAGTGACGAAGGAGATCGACCAGCAGCGCAGCGGCTATTTCGACTCCACCACGGCGGTAAAGGTGGGCCGCCTCACGGGCGCGCAGTACATCGTGATCGGCTCACTGGCCGCTGTCGATCCGCAGCTCCGCATCGACACCCGCGTCGTGCGCGTGGAAACCGGCGCCATCGTGAAGACAGCCCGCGTCACCGGCAAGCAGGAAGAGTTCTTCGACCTGCAGCAGCGTCTCGCGCGCCAGCTCGTGAAGGATCTCGACATCGCACTCTCACCCGACGCCGAAACACGTCTGGCCACGCAGCAGCAGAAGAGCCGAGTGGACGAACTCGACGCCATGGTACGGCTGTCCAACGCCATGAACCTGGCGGACGCCGGCGACTACGGCGCCGCCACGCTCAAGATTGCGCCGGTCGTGGCCCGCTATCCCAACAGCATCTTCGTCAAGCTCACCGCCGACGAGATCAAGCGCCGAGCCTCCCGCAACAGCGAGCAGAAGGCCAAGTCGCTCATCAACGACGGCGTCAACAAGCTGATCAAGAAGATCCCGCCAGCGCCGCGTTGA
- a CDS encoding DUF4011 domain-containing protein encodes MTNMTSATIDAASVSQLASVLERVRRRLLDLSGNNALLNYRHPKASSLRIVDEVPALVFKRVVDNGRLSFAPLSEPDGEGRGHSEAEPPEQLILGASTDPRARAREERRASNARREARRLKRAEEIGVNPDYDLPRAVSSEHSSHHDSKLQTLLFPDELEDLLRKIHRTATTALEETGANRLHLLCGFIEWSESGYGSEERVSRLAPLVLVPVALQRRDVDVATNTYRYALERTGEDWSANVTLQEKCRLDFGLVLPDLEDEDESLEHYFDQTERLLKAAQPTWRLRRCLTLGLVSFGKVLMWRDLDPARWPARRPIFSSDPLRELLGANRTIDHDGAAASAGGSNEYPIDRLDEGPGSLPPTVIEADSSQHSALVDVERGVNLVLQGPPGTGKSQTISNLIAAAIKHGRRVLFVAEKKAALDVVFSRLRAAGLTDFCLALHSHSSAKREFIEELARRLTLREQPPPPPRELELITSRLLNARESLGLPLQALHAPFGAVEMTPYEIFWRARRLSATIPPDVLATVHELRLSKVTHATRQTVEARRDLVEDFAGAYRNVREEGLALDRHPWAGIRHEDIPHADVGDLLDAAHAWKTAIEELLAEAVRVDGTVGEQVPHTLDDLARIAERVPGLAAKLTGVPADLPHLVLSSTELPEVRAAVDAVLEARARWRAVEGAWSLPGHLPRSTADAVADSLASVVRRFVPTENIRAVRKVATDAEGLIEQLSVADNVLSILVGTLGGEDARRAAALFDRETPLTADASAALLVIIRGTMTLTPLVLELLHGVAREIQARVRLEAMKSRASELSRERADLDRRFAPSFRPPIGELREAAVALATAPRFLPFLFSRAYRKALGTYRTMGGGVAANRDAMLVDVRSLVSHHDAVEAFSTEPMLRDVFGEHARGVDSPFDAALTAADWHTMVRTTVQSLGKNGRDLAEFVTSATAVQWQETCDRTIRLIDSWEVALRLSNMLGECASALRQSPESMSRCSIQDLIQLLSDLHARCNAFLSVAASAGAGDSITLSALSERFSRLKEAWAADDVVESCTAVLTRLHVSVAGAETNVAPLEGAITYIGEVRRAQLPAIIERWLLGPNAPARVEALVVHASRLSAGVARCRSEVAPLLTRGALDVSEWIASVDREPDEVLPSVTSLDFAPLDLLKRRLDKALRRDRALYPWAVYRRSRARSISEGLGEIVTLVEAERLGRENASDAYEAAFLRNLAEAALGQVSVLDAFDSGVHTEVRERFARLDAEREVLMRQAIAAQLARTPSIGGSTGPRVADMTGEPLIRHQAGLQRRHLAIRELFKRAGKAIQSLKPCFLMGPQAVAQYLPPGEFEFDLIVMDEASQMRPEDALGAIARGRQVLIVGDPMQLGPTRFFDRMDEGGDDEFPEDAEDPEGEEGPTLPDQADEHRTGGPTVLERSESILLAAASCFPVRMLRWHYRSRHPRLIAFSNREFYHERLIVFPTPEFDEEQRGVILHRIEGGYSGRRNLREAQAVVEAVCRHAREWPERTLLVATLNTEQSNLIDDLVEQAEKADPVFSEFRARHAGSQEPFAIKNLENVQGDERDRVIVSVTFGPNEAGQVRQHFGPINQAGGERRLNVLFTRAKHRLDVFCSFDPNTLRVNDATSPRGLRVLRDYLRYASGEIWWARGTATGRAPDSDFEVAVAAALRDRGYEARAQVGVAGYFIDLAVVDPDAPGRFLVGVECDGATYHSAKSARDRDRLRQKPLESLGWTIHRIWSTDWFKDSEGQTDRLVRRIEQMRGSR; translated from the coding sequence ATGACGAACATGACGTCAGCCACAATTGATGCCGCCAGTGTATCTCAGCTTGCCTCAGTGCTTGAGCGGGTGCGCCGAAGGCTGCTGGATCTTTCCGGCAACAACGCCCTGCTGAACTATCGGCACCCAAAGGCCTCATCACTGCGCATTGTGGACGAGGTCCCAGCGCTAGTGTTCAAGCGAGTTGTGGACAACGGTCGCCTATCGTTCGCGCCTCTATCAGAGCCAGATGGTGAAGGGCGGGGACATAGTGAGGCCGAGCCACCCGAGCAGCTGATCCTTGGGGCATCGACGGATCCTCGCGCACGAGCGCGCGAGGAGCGCCGCGCGAGCAACGCAAGACGCGAGGCGCGACGCCTGAAGCGGGCTGAGGAGATTGGTGTCAATCCCGACTACGATCTGCCGAGGGCAGTAAGCAGTGAGCACTCCAGTCACCACGACTCCAAGCTCCAGACACTGCTATTCCCAGACGAGTTGGAGGATCTACTCCGCAAGATTCACCGGACAGCCACGACGGCTCTCGAGGAGACTGGTGCCAACAGACTGCACTTGCTTTGCGGCTTCATTGAGTGGTCGGAGTCAGGGTATGGCAGCGAGGAGCGTGTCTCACGTCTTGCACCACTTGTTCTGGTGCCCGTCGCCCTCCAGCGCCGCGACGTGGATGTTGCGACGAATACGTACCGATACGCACTTGAGCGAACGGGTGAGGACTGGAGCGCCAACGTCACGCTTCAAGAGAAGTGCCGCCTCGATTTTGGGTTAGTACTCCCAGACCTCGAGGACGAAGACGAGTCTCTTGAACATTACTTTGACCAGACTGAGAGGCTGCTGAAAGCGGCGCAACCGACTTGGCGCCTGCGCCGGTGTCTTACGCTCGGACTGGTTTCTTTTGGCAAAGTGCTCATGTGGCGGGATCTCGATCCCGCCAGATGGCCGGCGCGTCGCCCAATCTTCAGCAGTGACCCGCTTCGTGAGCTACTCGGCGCCAATCGTACCATTGACCACGACGGTGCCGCGGCGAGTGCCGGCGGGAGCAACGAGTACCCAATCGATAGACTGGACGAGGGGCCTGGTTCGTTGCCGCCAACGGTTATTGAGGCGGACAGTTCGCAGCATAGCGCCCTCGTAGATGTGGAGCGCGGCGTAAACCTCGTGCTGCAAGGGCCTCCGGGTACGGGAAAGTCGCAAACGATCAGCAACCTTATTGCAGCGGCGATCAAGCACGGGCGGCGAGTACTGTTTGTGGCCGAGAAGAAAGCCGCCCTCGACGTGGTGTTCTCTCGGTTGCGTGCGGCCGGCCTGACCGACTTCTGCCTGGCACTGCACAGCCACTCTTCGGCGAAGCGCGAGTTCATCGAGGAGCTCGCCCGGCGGTTGACATTGCGTGAGCAGCCCCCTCCGCCGCCGCGCGAACTCGAACTCATTACTTCGCGTCTCCTTAACGCTCGCGAGTCGCTCGGGCTCCCGTTGCAGGCACTGCATGCGCCTTTCGGAGCAGTGGAGATGACGCCGTACGAGATCTTCTGGAGGGCGCGCCGCCTCTCAGCTACGATCCCGCCGGATGTGCTCGCTACCGTACATGAGCTTCGACTCTCAAAGGTAACGCACGCTACCCGCCAAACGGTTGAAGCTCGGCGCGACCTTGTCGAAGACTTCGCAGGTGCCTACCGCAATGTGCGCGAAGAGGGTCTGGCGCTCGATAGGCACCCTTGGGCCGGCATCAGACACGAGGATATTCCGCACGCGGACGTTGGCGATCTGCTTGATGCAGCACACGCCTGGAAGACCGCGATCGAGGAACTATTGGCGGAGGCGGTTAGAGTTGATGGAACTGTTGGAGAGCAGGTGCCCCATACTTTGGACGACTTAGCTCGGATCGCGGAGCGCGTACCGGGACTCGCCGCAAAGCTAACCGGCGTTCCAGCCGATCTCCCGCATCTCGTACTGTCGTCTACCGAGCTACCGGAGGTTCGGGCGGCGGTCGACGCCGTGTTAGAGGCACGCGCGCGCTGGCGTGCTGTGGAAGGTGCGTGGAGCCTGCCTGGACATCTCCCACGGAGCACTGCTGATGCGGTGGCAGACTCGCTAGCCAGCGTCGTGCGACGCTTCGTTCCGACCGAAAACATACGCGCCGTCCGCAAGGTTGCGACGGACGCAGAAGGCCTAATTGAGCAATTGTCCGTCGCGGACAACGTACTATCGATCCTCGTTGGCACGCTTGGTGGAGAGGACGCGCGTCGTGCGGCGGCTCTGTTCGACCGCGAGACACCCCTCACTGCCGACGCGTCCGCGGCACTGTTGGTGATCATCCGGGGCACTATGACGCTGACGCCCCTGGTCCTCGAACTTCTTCATGGAGTAGCGCGCGAGATTCAGGCTCGTGTTCGCCTTGAGGCGATGAAGTCTCGGGCCTCCGAACTGAGCCGGGAGAGGGCCGATCTGGACAGGCGCTTCGCGCCGAGCTTCCGGCCACCGATCGGCGAGCTACGCGAAGCTGCCGTCGCGCTTGCGACCGCTCCGCGCTTCTTGCCTTTCCTATTCTCAAGAGCGTACCGGAAGGCGCTTGGGACGTATCGCACGATGGGAGGCGGCGTCGCAGCGAACCGTGACGCGATGCTGGTTGATGTGCGTTCGCTGGTAAGCCACCACGATGCTGTCGAAGCATTTTCCACGGAGCCCATGCTCCGCGACGTCTTCGGCGAGCATGCAAGGGGAGTAGACTCGCCGTTTGATGCCGCCCTCACCGCCGCCGACTGGCATACGATGGTACGCACTACCGTCCAATCGCTCGGGAAGAATGGGCGCGACCTGGCGGAGTTTGTGACTAGCGCGACGGCGGTGCAGTGGCAAGAGACATGTGATCGAACAATCAGGCTTATCGATAGCTGGGAGGTCGCTCTTCGATTGTCGAACATGTTGGGTGAATGCGCAAGTGCTCTTCGGCAGTCACCCGAAAGTATGTCCCGTTGCTCGATCCAAGACCTGATACAGTTGCTTTCCGACCTACACGCTCGGTGCAACGCATTTCTGTCGGTGGCCGCATCGGCGGGAGCCGGCGACTCCATCACTCTTTCGGCGCTTTCAGAGCGCTTCTCCCGCCTGAAGGAGGCATGGGCGGCCGATGATGTGGTTGAGTCGTGTACAGCTGTGCTCACTCGTCTGCATGTGAGTGTTGCTGGCGCTGAGACGAACGTAGCCCCCCTAGAAGGCGCGATCACGTACATTGGTGAGGTGCGCCGGGCTCAACTCCCAGCGATTATCGAGCGCTGGCTACTCGGTCCTAACGCTCCGGCTCGCGTCGAAGCGCTGGTAGTGCATGCGTCCCGCCTTTCCGCCGGAGTTGCGCGTTGTCGGTCCGAGGTCGCGCCGTTACTCACCCGTGGTGCTCTAGACGTCAGCGAGTGGATCGCTTCTGTCGACCGGGAGCCAGATGAAGTTTTACCGTCTGTCACTAGTCTCGACTTTGCCCCTCTCGACCTTTTGAAACGGCGACTCGATAAGGCCCTCAGGCGTGACCGGGCACTCTATCCGTGGGCGGTCTATAGGCGCTCACGAGCAAGGTCCATCTCTGAGGGGCTTGGTGAGATTGTGACTCTGGTTGAGGCCGAGCGGCTGGGCCGGGAGAACGCAAGCGACGCGTACGAGGCTGCCTTCTTGCGAAATTTGGCGGAGGCGGCGCTAGGTCAGGTGAGTGTCCTCGACGCGTTCGACAGCGGGGTGCACACCGAGGTTCGTGAGCGCTTCGCCCGGCTCGACGCTGAACGCGAGGTCTTGATGCGCCAGGCCATTGCGGCACAGCTGGCCCGCACGCCTTCGATCGGCGGATCCACTGGGCCGCGTGTTGCCGACATGACCGGAGAGCCGCTGATTCGCCATCAAGCGGGTCTGCAGCGGCGCCACCTCGCAATCCGCGAGTTGTTTAAGAGAGCTGGGAAGGCCATCCAGTCTCTCAAACCCTGCTTCCTAATGGGCCCGCAGGCGGTTGCACAGTACCTCCCGCCCGGTGAATTCGAGTTCGACCTCATCGTAATGGATGAGGCATCGCAGATGCGCCCAGAAGACGCACTCGGTGCCATCGCGCGAGGGCGGCAGGTGCTTATCGTAGGCGATCCGATGCAGCTAGGTCCGACCCGGTTCTTCGACCGAATGGACGAAGGCGGCGACGACGAGTTTCCAGAGGACGCGGAAGACCCGGAGGGTGAAGAAGGTCCGACACTCCCAGACCAGGCAGACGAGCATCGCACCGGCGGGCCAACGGTCCTCGAGCGCTCTGAGAGCATTCTGCTCGCTGCGGCCTCCTGCTTTCCGGTGCGAATGCTGAGGTGGCACTATCGATCGCGGCATCCGCGCCTAATCGCGTTCTCCAACCGCGAGTTTTACCACGAACGCCTCATCGTCTTTCCAACGCCGGAGTTCGATGAAGAGCAACGGGGCGTCATACTTCACCGGATTGAGGGGGGTTATTCTGGGCGGCGCAACCTACGCGAGGCACAGGCGGTGGTTGAGGCGGTGTGCCGTCATGCTCGCGAGTGGCCGGAGCGGACACTGCTCGTCGCTACGCTCAACACGGAACAGTCGAACCTGATCGATGACCTTGTAGAACAAGCGGAGAAGGCGGATCCCGTCTTCAGTGAATTCCGGGCGCGCCATGCGGGCTCGCAGGAACCGTTCGCGATCAAGAATCTTGAGAACGTACAGGGTGACGAGCGAGACCGAGTTATAGTCTCTGTCACCTTCGGACCCAACGAGGCGGGGCAAGTTCGCCAGCACTTTGGTCCCATTAATCAGGCCGGCGGCGAGCGCCGGCTAAATGTGCTCTTCACCCGCGCGAAGCACCGTCTCGATGTGTTCTGCTCTTTCGATCCAAACACTCTGCGGGTGAACGATGCGACCAGCCCCCGCGGCCTAAGAGTGCTCCGTGACTATCTGCGTTATGCGAGCGGGGAGATCTGGTGGGCGCGCGGCACCGCAACGGGGCGTGCGCCTGACTCCGACTTCGAGGTCGCAGTGGCTGCCGCACTCCGCGACCGTGGCTACGAGGCGCGCGCGCAGGTCGGAGTCGCGGGATACTTCATCGATCTCGCTGTGGTGGATCCGGATGCGCCGGGGCGCTTTTTGGTCGGTGTTGAGTGCGACGGGGCGACTTACCATAGCGCGAAAAGCGCTCGCGACCGCGACCGGCTCCGGCAGAAACCGCTTGAGTCCCTAGGGTGGACCATACATCGTATCTGGTCAACGGACTGGTTCAAGGATTCTGAGGGGCAGACCGATAGGCTCGTCCGGCGAATTGAGCAGATGAGAGGAAGCCGATAG
- a CDS encoding restriction endonuclease: protein MTFRAAAEQVLDEHGGPLTATVITERALNAGLLVTAGKTPAATMESQLATSVQQQKEASPFVRVAPSTYALRRWIQEGRIVTPEPAGEDVRIAFFPDYASVRMVLPVLVGVTRVQVTGLRAAIWEHRGTFEENADWTDPDAWIPERLSGEHQKVALRIWTGTRKLVNPRHMQGHWLLASGYDLLMEGADGQLNLTAAGRNFLEHSEGTTVRAIDDREGVLALLAILAEQGPATSGALLTPWFDYLHRVSRIRAETTARSFLYHRLRNLLGRGYVSRVGQKYEITAPGLVWLKASAYAERKTVAPDETRRLWDLVRAQSDAVRSALRDKLAAMEPYAFEQLVGRLLEEMDYTDVQVTTRSGDKGVDVVGRIALGITEVREVIQVKRQQGNVQRPVLDMLRGSLHRFGAVKGTIISLGGFAKGAQGAAFEPGAAPITLIDGERLLDLLIENGIGVRTKTVEMLELDESDLAAVEDASDDTTN, encoded by the coding sequence ATGACATTCCGTGCCGCGGCTGAGCAAGTGCTTGATGAACATGGGGGGCCGCTTACCGCGACGGTTATCACTGAGCGTGCTCTCAACGCTGGTCTGCTCGTTACTGCCGGGAAGACACCAGCGGCGACGATGGAGTCACAGCTCGCCACATCTGTGCAGCAGCAGAAGGAGGCGAGCCCCTTTGTTCGAGTGGCCCCAAGCACTTATGCTCTCCGCCGTTGGATACAAGAAGGTCGGATTGTCACTCCCGAGCCCGCTGGCGAAGACGTACGAATTGCCTTTTTCCCGGACTATGCCAGCGTACGGATGGTGCTACCAGTTCTGGTAGGTGTCACGCGGGTGCAGGTTACTGGACTCCGCGCCGCGATCTGGGAGCATCGCGGGACCTTTGAAGAGAATGCCGACTGGACAGACCCCGACGCCTGGATACCCGAGCGCCTCTCTGGTGAACACCAAAAGGTGGCACTCCGCATTTGGACGGGCACTAGGAAGCTGGTGAACCCGCGCCACATGCAAGGGCACTGGCTGCTCGCCAGCGGCTACGATCTGCTGATGGAAGGCGCCGACGGCCAGCTCAACTTGACGGCAGCAGGACGCAACTTTCTCGAACACTCTGAAGGTACAACGGTCCGCGCCATCGATGACCGGGAGGGAGTACTGGCGCTCTTGGCGATTCTAGCCGAACAGGGGCCTGCTACATCCGGCGCACTACTCACCCCTTGGTTCGACTACCTGCACAGGGTGAGCCGCATCCGCGCAGAGACCACAGCGCGGTCCTTCCTCTACCACCGATTGCGTAACTTGCTTGGGCGAGGATATGTGTCTAGGGTCGGGCAGAAGTACGAGATCACGGCCCCAGGTCTCGTGTGGCTTAAGGCGTCCGCCTATGCCGAGCGAAAGACCGTCGCTCCGGACGAGACACGTCGTTTGTGGGATCTTGTTCGGGCGCAGAGTGATGCCGTGCGTAGCGCCCTACGTGACAAGCTCGCAGCGATGGAGCCATACGCATTCGAGCAGCTCGTCGGACGTCTACTTGAGGAAATGGATTACACCGATGTTCAGGTCACGACCCGCTCTGGTGATAAGGGCGTTGACGTGGTGGGGCGCATTGCCTTGGGTATCACGGAGGTTCGCGAAGTGATTCAGGTTAAGCGCCAACAGGGAAACGTTCAGCGTCCGGTGCTCGATATGTTGCGCGGCTCATTGCACCGATTCGGGGCGGTGAAAGGGACTATCATCTCGCTCGGCGGGTTCGCCAAGGGGGCTCAAGGCGCTGCCTTCGAGCCGGGGGCCGCACCCATCACCCTCATCGATGGCGAAAGGCTACTCGACCTCCTTATTGAGAATGGCATTGGTGTTCGTACGAAAACCGTCGAGATGTTGGAACTCGATGAGTCTGATCTTGCTGCAGTCGAGGACGCGAGCGACGACACCACGAACTGA
- a CDS encoding ArsR/SmtB family transcription factor: protein MTTGTALDLARTAQLFHALSDETRLAALDMLRDGERCVCDLQEALDAAQSRLSFHLKVLREAGLVSDRKEGRWSYYRINAEALEEVHDLIRHLGTEASTPKRALKVFGRCCG, encoded by the coding sequence ATGACCACCGGCACCGCCCTCGACCTCGCCCGCACCGCCCAGCTCTTTCATGCGCTCTCCGACGAGACGCGCCTGGCCGCGCTGGACATGCTGCGCGACGGGGAACGCTGTGTCTGTGACCTGCAGGAGGCCCTCGACGCGGCGCAGTCGCGACTCAGCTTCCACCTCAAGGTGCTGCGCGAGGCCGGCCTCGTGAGCGACCGCAAGGAAGGACGCTGGTCGTACTATCGCATCAATGCCGAGGCGCTCGAGGAAGTGCATGACCTCATCCGCCATCTGGGCACCGAAGCCAGCACGCCAAAGCGCGCCCTCAAGGTCTTCGGACGCTGCTGTGGCTGA
- a CDS encoding arsenite methyltransferase, producing MSSTIPDITTDIASVVREKYGEAARRVLNVSEPAAASCCGPVNSCCGGDAFNGTVDPITSNLYVSGETDELPNAAVLASLGCGNPTALAELREGEVVLDLGSGGGIDVLLSARRVGPTGKAYGLDMTDDMLELARRNAAEAGVQNVEFLRGRIEEIPLPSASVDVIISNCVINLSGDKSQVLAEAFRVLKPGGRFAVSDVVLREALPPALRRSAELWVGCVAGALEEAEFAQLLRERGFTDVSIEPTRIYRAEDARAFLQDAGGDLEAQLTALDGKVMAAFVRATKPSAATPDKSATMLPQATNAEAAACCGPECCP from the coding sequence ATGTCCAGCACCATCCCCGATATCACGACCGACATTGCGAGCGTTGTGCGCGAAAAGTACGGCGAGGCCGCGCGCCGCGTACTCAACGTGTCGGAACCCGCTGCGGCCAGCTGCTGTGGCCCGGTGAATTCCTGCTGCGGCGGTGATGCCTTCAACGGCACCGTCGATCCCATCACGTCCAACCTGTATGTGAGCGGCGAAACGGACGAACTGCCCAACGCCGCCGTGCTGGCTTCTCTGGGTTGCGGCAATCCCACCGCGCTCGCCGAGCTGCGCGAGGGCGAGGTGGTGCTGGATCTGGGGTCGGGCGGTGGCATTGATGTGCTGCTCTCCGCCCGTCGCGTCGGTCCCACCGGCAAGGCCTATGGGCTCGACATGACGGATGACATGCTCGAACTCGCGCGGCGCAACGCGGCCGAGGCGGGCGTGCAGAACGTGGAGTTTCTGCGAGGTCGCATCGAAGAAATTCCGCTGCCTTCCGCGTCGGTCGATGTGATCATTTCCAACTGCGTCATCAATCTGTCGGGCGACAAGTCGCAGGTGCTGGCCGAGGCCTTCCGTGTGCTCAAGCCGGGCGGTCGTTTTGCCGTGAGTGACGTGGTGCTGCGCGAGGCGCTGCCTCCCGCGCTGCGTCGTTCGGCGGAACTCTGGGTGGGCTGTGTGGCCGGTGCGCTGGAAGAGGCGGAGTTTGCGCAGCTGCTGCGCGAACGTGGCTTCACCGACGTGTCCATTGAACCCACGCGCATCTATCGCGCGGAAGACGCGCGCGCTTTTCTGCAGGATGCCGGCGGCGACCTCGAGGCGCAGCTCACGGCGCTGGACGGCAAGGTGATGGCGGCCTTCGTGCGCGCCACCAAGCCGAGTGCTGCAACGCCCGACAAGTCGGCGACGATGTTGCCGCAGGCCACCAATGCCGAAGCGGCCGCCTGCTGCGGACCGGAGTGCTGCCCGTGA
- the arsN2 gene encoding arsenic resistance N-acetyltransferase ArsN2 yields the protein MTAAASATPVFRAARAEDQPAVEALLTSHALPLAGVPEMFAANPSQFLLAEHVQDIVAVAGVEECCAHALLRSVAVRGDWQKRGLGHELVARAVAQAESRGIAALYLLTMTAEHYFPRFGFTRVSRDEVPAEVAATVEFTSACPASAVTMRKTLQGTA from the coding sequence GTGACGGCCGCCGCGTCTGCCACACCCGTCTTCCGCGCAGCTCGCGCGGAAGACCAGCCGGCGGTGGAAGCGCTGCTCACGTCGCACGCCCTGCCGCTGGCCGGTGTGCCGGAGATGTTCGCAGCCAATCCCTCGCAGTTCCTGTTGGCCGAGCACGTACAGGATATCGTGGCCGTGGCTGGCGTGGAGGAGTGCTGCGCGCACGCCCTGCTGCGATCGGTGGCCGTGCGCGGCGACTGGCAAAAGCGCGGACTCGGTCACGAGCTCGTGGCGCGTGCCGTCGCGCAAGCCGAGTCGCGTGGCATCGCGGCGCTGTATCTGCTCACGATGACCGCAGAACACTACTTTCCGCGCTTCGGCTTCACGCGGGTCTCGCGTGATGAAGTGCCGGCCGAGGTGGCCGCCACGGTGGAATTCACCAGCGCCTGTCCCGCGTCCGCGGTGACCATGCGCAAAACCTTGCAGGGAACGGCATGA
- a CDS encoding arsenate reductase ArsC, with translation MTKSAFRVLVLCTGNSARSQIGEALLAVRGASRAAGLVEAESAGSRPAPRVNPYAVEVLAAEGIAWEGRVPKTIDEVAGQHFDLVITVCDNARDACPFFPGAKAQVHWGLPDPADEATPEAARHAFRKTYEALSRRVDALLALPLESMSDEDRTTSATQIHSAACESEGYS, from the coding sequence ATGACGAAGTCGGCGTTTCGCGTGCTGGTGCTGTGCACCGGCAACTCGGCCCGCAGTCAGATTGGCGAGGCCCTGCTGGCCGTGCGTGGGGCCTCGCGCGCGGCCGGCCTGGTGGAAGCGGAAAGTGCGGGTTCACGCCCCGCACCACGGGTGAATCCCTACGCCGTTGAAGTTCTGGCCGCCGAAGGCATCGCGTGGGAGGGTCGGGTGCCCAAGACCATCGACGAGGTGGCGGGGCAGCACTTTGATCTGGTGATCACGGTCTGTGACAACGCGCGCGACGCCTGCCCGTTCTTTCCCGGGGCCAAGGCGCAGGTCCATTGGGGCTTGCCGGATCCCGCCGACGAAGCGACGCCGGAGGCCGCGCGCCACGCCTTTCGCAAAACGTACGAGGCGCTGAGCCGACGAGTCGATGCGCTGTTGGCTCTCCCGCTCGAGTCCATGTCAGACGAAGATAGGACCACGAGTGCAACGCAAATTCACAGTGCGGCCTGTGAATCCGAGGGATATTCTTAA